A single window of Paenibacillus sp. FSL H8-0537 DNA harbors:
- a CDS encoding glycosyl hydrolase produces MKKTKFALTLLMLASTLLWALPVSAQTNFYNGAWIGTWPNQSLNNIAAYEQLIGGHQDVVHTFVNSNQGINEWKGFMDYVNSNGSINLLTLEFKNKNYKEYSTVDINRGVVDAYLKQTAKQLMNWQAANKNPEIWLRLFHEGNGNWYGWGVGDSTVNTNETYKAAFQRVVTIFKEQGATNIKFMYNVNAENVGKNASFTAMYPGDAYVDMLSIDGYNFGTKESWSSWRTFNDVFYASYQALTSMSSKPIIIAETGTTESGGSKKEWVIDAMNQVQSPAYSQIKGLIWFNENKELDWHIDSSADSLSAYQTLQKTL; encoded by the coding sequence ATGAAAAAGACAAAATTCGCACTTACACTCCTTATGCTCGCTTCGACGTTACTCTGGGCACTCCCTGTTAGCGCACAAACGAACTTTTACAATGGAGCATGGATCGGCACTTGGCCGAACCAAAGCTTGAACAACATTGCTGCCTACGAGCAACTGATCGGTGGACACCAAGATGTTGTACATACTTTTGTCAATTCGAATCAAGGGATCAATGAGTGGAAGGGTTTTATGGACTATGTAAATAGTAATGGTTCGATTAACCTACTTACCCTTGAATTTAAAAATAAAAATTACAAAGAATATTCGACTGTTGATATCAACAGAGGCGTAGTAGACGCTTACCTGAAACAAACAGCTAAACAATTGATGAACTGGCAAGCGGCTAATAAAAACCCTGAAATCTGGCTGCGCCTTTTCCACGAAGGCAACGGCAACTGGTACGGCTGGGGCGTTGGCGACAGCACAGTGAACACGAACGAAACCTACAAAGCGGCATTCCAACGTGTCGTTACCATTTTCAAGGAGCAAGGCGCAACAAACATCAAATTCATGTACAACGTAAACGCTGAAAATGTTGGCAAAAACGCTTCGTTTACAGCTATGTACCCAGGCGATGCCTATGTGGACATGCTTTCGATCGATGGCTACAATTTTGGCACGAAAGAATCGTGGAGCTCGTGGAGAACGTTTAACGATGTATTCTATGCTTCTTACCAAGCGCTGACAAGCATGTCGAGCAAGCCAATCATCATCGCTGAAACAGGCACAACCGAAAGCGGCGGCAGCAAAAAAGAATGGGTTATTGATGCTATGAACCAAGTGCAATCGCCAGCGTACAGCCAAATCAAAGGTTTGATCTGGTTCAATGAAAACAAAGAATTGGACTGGCATATCGATTCGTCGGCTGATAGCCTGAGCGCTTACCAAACACTGCAAAAAACACTTTAA
- a CDS encoding DUF1934 domain-containing protein, whose protein sequence is MSERMNVSIKLESRQDGAVQVGEHRGELFRKDRSLYIRYEETVEGEANSEPIRSLIRYRQGELLITRRGAVDSEQLFAIGGKRAGRYRSPFTSFQMETETGQLALQAEGAAAGELAEPPFSIEWKYDLWIDEHLSGRFHIRLHIQGEQ, encoded by the coding sequence ATGTCAGAAAGAATGAACGTCAGCATTAAGCTGGAAAGCAGGCAGGATGGCGCTGTTCAGGTGGGTGAGCACCGCGGAGAGCTGTTTCGCAAGGACCGCTCGCTCTATATCCGCTATGAGGAAACGGTCGAAGGCGAAGCGAATTCAGAGCCAATCAGGTCGCTTATTCGCTATCGCCAAGGCGAGCTGCTTATTACGCGCCGGGGAGCGGTAGATTCGGAGCAGCTTTTCGCTATTGGCGGCAAGCGGGCTGGACGCTATCGGTCCCCATTTACGTCTTTTCAAATGGAGACGGAGACGGGGCAGCTCGCGCTTCAGGCGGAGGGCGCTGCTGCAGGAGAACTGGCGGAGCCTCCTTTTTCAATAGAATGGAAGTATGATTTGTGGATCGACGAGCATTTATCTGGCCGATTTCATATTCGGCTGCATATTCAGGGGGAACAGTAA
- a CDS encoding glycosyltransferase family 2 protein, whose protein sequence is MRGDESDLPIVSIVMPCYNEEEALPETVRQMSLLLERLVKERKVSEQSKMLLVDDGSRDKTWSLIDSFHRSNRFVSGLKLSRNVGHQRALLAGLLTAKEYADCIISIDADLQDDITVIDEFIEKYKQGYEVVYGVRNKRTTDTMFKKFSAQFFYKLMIKLGVNVVYNHADYRMMSRKVVDKLEEYQEVNLFLRGIIPTIGFKSDSVYYDRLERTAGESKYPLKKMLIFAWEGITSFSVSPIRAVSVVGFFMSVMSLLFAFYVFVRHLQGNTVSGWSSMILSIWFIGGIQLLCIGLIGEYIGKIYIETKKRPKYFVETELHNVVLAEPKTKTQQLQETR, encoded by the coding sequence ATGAGAGGCGATGAGTCCGATTTGCCTATTGTATCGATTGTCATGCCCTGCTATAACGAGGAAGAAGCGCTGCCGGAAACGGTAAGACAAATGTCCCTGCTGCTGGAACGGCTGGTGAAGGAAAGAAAGGTGTCCGAGCAGAGCAAAATGCTGCTTGTAGATGATGGCAGCCGCGATAAAACGTGGTCGCTTATTGATTCCTTCCACCGGAGCAACCGTTTTGTGAGCGGGCTGAAGCTTTCTCGTAACGTTGGGCATCAGCGGGCACTTCTTGCGGGCTTGTTGACGGCGAAGGAATATGCGGATTGCATAATTTCCATCGATGCCGATTTGCAGGACGATATTACGGTGATCGACGAGTTTATTGAGAAGTACAAGCAGGGCTACGAGGTCGTATACGGCGTGCGCAACAAGCGGACAACCGATACGATGTTCAAAAAGTTCAGCGCGCAATTTTTCTACAAATTAATGATTAAGCTTGGCGTCAACGTCGTTTACAATCATGCGGATTACCGGATGATGAGCAGGAAGGTCGTTGATAAGCTGGAGGAGTACCAGGAGGTCAATCTGTTCCTGCGCGGCATCATTCCTACCATCGGATTTAAATCCGACAGCGTGTATTATGATCGTCTGGAGCGAACCGCTGGCGAATCGAAATATCCCCTGAAAAAAATGCTCATCTTCGCATGGGAAGGGATTACCTCCTTCAGTGTGTCTCCTATCCGCGCAGTATCGGTTGTCGGCTTTTTCATGTCGGTCATGAGCCTTTTGTTCGCCTTTTATGTATTCGTACGGCATTTGCAGGGCAACACGGTATCCGGCTGGAGCTCGATGATTCTTTCGATTTGGTTCATTGGCGGCATTCAGCTGCTATGCATTGGACTAATTGGCGAATATATCGGCAAAATTTACATTGAAACGAAGAAAAGGCCGAAATACTTCGTTGAAACAGAGCTGCATAACGTTGTATTGGCGGAGCCGAAAACGAAAACGCAGCAATTACAAGAGACGAGGTGA
- a CDS encoding alanine--glyoxylate aminotransferase family protein, with amino-acid sequence MKKYKDLSPTPRTIMTPGPVEVDPRVLRAMSYPILGQFDPEFTGLMNETMGMLRELFQTENEWAFPIDGTSRSGLEAVLTSVIEPGMKVLIPIYGRFGHLLAEISERCGANLVILEQEWGQVFDPDEVIRAIKREQPAVVALVHGETSTGRIQPLAEIGRACRELDVLFIVDAVATIGGVPVETDNWCIDAVIGGTQKCLSVPSGMAPITYNSRMERHIMQRKRIERGLRDPGEPLPQLGRTIRSNYFDLSQLQDYWSAARLNHHTEATSMLYALREGLRILLEEGLEARFARHLLNERALVSGIEGMGLELYGNPACKLPVVTCVVIPDGVDGEAVRAMLLEQFSIEIASSFGVLKGKIWRIGTMGYSCRKQNVLQVLGALEAVLTYYGVDVAKGAAVQKALAVYREAEAGSSLH; translated from the coding sequence ATGAAAAAATATAAAGATTTATCCCCTACGCCGCGTACGATTATGACTCCGGGTCCGGTAGAGGTTGACCCGCGTGTGCTTCGCGCGATGTCTTATCCGATTTTGGGGCAGTTTGACCCCGAATTTACAGGTCTGATGAATGAAACGATGGGCATGCTTCGCGAGCTGTTCCAGACGGAAAATGAGTGGGCGTTCCCGATCGATGGCACATCGCGCTCCGGGCTGGAAGCGGTGCTGACGAGCGTCATTGAGCCGGGCATGAAGGTGCTGATTCCGATCTATGGCCGCTTCGGTCATCTGCTTGCGGAAATTTCCGAGCGCTGTGGGGCAAATCTAGTGATCTTGGAGCAGGAGTGGGGTCAGGTGTTTGACCCTGATGAGGTCATTAGAGCGATTAAACGCGAGCAGCCTGCTGTCGTGGCGTTGGTGCATGGCGAAACGTCGACGGGGCGCATACAGCCGCTGGCAGAAATCGGCCGAGCGTGCCGGGAGCTGGATGTGCTGTTCATTGTAGATGCGGTTGCGACGATTGGCGGTGTTCCGGTCGAGACGGACAACTGGTGTATCGACGCTGTCATTGGCGGAACGCAGAAATGCTTGTCCGTCCCTTCGGGCATGGCGCCAATTACGTATAACAGCCGAATGGAGCGGCATATCATGCAGCGCAAGCGTATTGAACGCGGGCTGCGTGATCCGGGCGAACCGCTGCCCCAGCTGGGCCGGACGATTCGGAGCAACTATTTTGACCTCAGCCAGCTTCAGGATTATTGGAGTGCAGCGCGGCTGAATCATCACACGGAAGCGACATCGATGCTGTATGCGCTGCGCGAAGGGCTGCGGATTTTGCTGGAGGAGGGGCTGGAGGCGCGTTTTGCCCGCCATCTGCTTAATGAGCGTGCGCTCGTCTCCGGCATTGAGGGGATGGGACTGGAGCTTTATGGCAATCCGGCATGCAAGCTGCCTGTTGTCACCTGCGTCGTTATTCCGGACGGCGTGGATGGTGAAGCAGTCCGAGCGATGCTGCTGGAGCAGTTCAGTATTGAAATTGCCAGCTCATTCGGTGTATTGAAGGGGAAAATATGGCGGATTGGCACGATGGGCTATAGCTGCCGCAAGCAAAATGTGCTGCAGGTTCTCGGCGCGCTAGAAGCTGTCTTGACCTATTATGGTGTGGACGTTGCTAAAGGTGCTGCTGTGCAGAAGGCACTCGCTGTCTATCGGGAAGCGGAAGCTGGCAGCAGCTTGCATTAA
- a CDS encoding DNA-deoxyinosine glycosylase → MTERVYSFPPVIDERARVLVLGTAPSVKSLEHRQFYGHPRNYFWGMVYGLFDAGAPDEDYAKRLAFLQEHRLAVFDVIESCEREGSLDVNIKDEKPNDLPALLAQYPGLRCFAFNGTKAYDTFRKYFREHRAFDSLALLKMPSTSPIPTQKMRNLEDRIEAWRGIIPFLEKQ, encoded by the coding sequence ATGACAGAGCGTGTTTATTCTTTTCCACCCGTCATTGATGAGCGGGCCCGCGTGCTGGTGCTGGGGACGGCGCCGAGCGTGAAATCGCTGGAGCATCGCCAGTTCTACGGTCATCCGCGGAACTATTTTTGGGGAATGGTGTATGGGTTGTTTGACGCTGGAGCACCGGACGAGGATTATGCGAAGCGGCTCGCTTTTTTGCAGGAGCATCGGCTGGCGGTGTTCGACGTCATTGAATCCTGCGAGCGCGAGGGCAGCCTTGATGTGAACATTAAAGATGAGAAGCCCAATGATCTGCCAGCGCTGCTGGCGCAATATCCGGGGCTGCGCTGCTTTGCATTTAATGGAACGAAGGCGTACGATACGTTTCGAAAATATTTTCGCGAGCATCGGGCGTTTGACTCGCTCGCGCTGCTCAAGATGCCGTCAACGAGCCCGATTCCGACGCAGAAAATGCGAAACCTTGAGGACCGGATCGAAGCGTGGCGCGGCATTATTCCTTTTTTGGAAAAACAGTAA
- the argS gene encoding arginine--tRNA ligase → MSGNVLEQLYEQVKAAIADAAVAGGLAAREELPAFVLEVPKDKEHGDLATNAAMQLTKLAKKNPRMIAETIIANLDYAKASIQSAEIAGPGFINFRMDKSYLYSVVGEVVSGGDNYGRTQIGAGKRVEMEFVSANPTGSLHLGHARGAAVGDALCNVLEYAGFEVTREYYINDAGNQVNNLAKSIEARYQQALGKEAEMPEDGYHGADIIGFGGLLAEQEGDRLLSLSTEDRLEFFRSFGLERELDKIKHDLNRFRVGFDIWYSETSLYKNGKVEQALEALKEKGHVYEEEGATWLDTMPFGDDKNRVLVKNDGSYTYLTPDIAYHMDKYSRGYDRMINIWGADHHGYIPRVKAAMEALGNDPGKLVVLIAQMVSLFQDGEKVKMSKRTGKAVTMQDLMDEVGVDAIRYFFTMRSMDSHLDFDMDLAISTSNENPVFYVQYAHARICSIFRQAQEQSLALLPLEQIDLSKLTSEAEYDLLRKLGELPQEVAEAAEQYAPHRIVRYIYELASQFHSYYRAERVITEDAAQTQARLALLGAIRTVIANALRLVGVSAPQQM, encoded by the coding sequence ATGAGTGGAAATGTATTAGAACAATTGTATGAGCAGGTAAAAGCGGCTATTGCCGATGCGGCAGTAGCCGGCGGGCTCGCAGCACGCGAGGAGCTTCCGGCATTCGTGCTGGAGGTGCCTAAGGATAAAGAGCATGGCGATTTGGCGACCAACGCAGCGATGCAGCTGACTAAGCTGGCGAAGAAAAATCCGCGGATGATCGCCGAAACGATTATCGCGAATCTCGACTATGCGAAAGCATCGATCCAATCGGCTGAAATTGCGGGGCCAGGCTTCATTAACTTCCGTATGGACAAAAGCTATTTGTACAGCGTTGTTGGCGAGGTTGTCTCAGGTGGCGACAACTATGGACGTACGCAAATCGGCGCAGGCAAGCGCGTGGAGATGGAGTTCGTCAGCGCTAACCCAACGGGCAGCCTTCATCTTGGACATGCACGCGGTGCGGCGGTTGGCGATGCGCTGTGCAATGTGCTTGAATATGCGGGCTTCGAAGTGACCCGCGAATATTATATTAACGACGCCGGCAATCAGGTGAACAACCTGGCAAAGTCGATTGAAGCGCGCTACCAGCAGGCGCTGGGCAAGGAAGCGGAGATGCCGGAGGACGGCTACCACGGCGCGGATATTATTGGTTTCGGAGGGCTGCTTGCTGAGCAGGAAGGCGATCGTCTGCTGAGCCTCAGCACGGAGGACCGTCTGGAGTTTTTCCGCAGCTTCGGCCTGGAGCGCGAGCTGGACAAGATCAAGCATGATCTTAATCGCTTCCGCGTTGGCTTCGATATCTGGTACAGCGAAACGTCGCTTTACAAGAACGGCAAGGTTGAGCAGGCGCTGGAAGCGCTCAAGGAAAAGGGTCATGTATACGAGGAAGAGGGCGCAACCTGGCTCGATACGATGCCTTTCGGCGATGACAAAAATCGCGTGCTCGTCAAAAATGACGGCTCCTACACCTATTTGACGCCCGACATCGCATACCATATGGACAAGTACAGCCGCGGCTACGACCGGATGATCAATATCTGGGGTGCAGACCACCACGGCTACATTCCGCGCGTTAAAGCGGCGATGGAGGCGCTTGGCAACGATCCAGGCAAGCTGGTCGTATTGATTGCCCAGATGGTCAGCCTGTTCCAGGACGGCGAAAAGGTGAAAATGTCCAAGCGTACCGGCAAAGCGGTAACGATGCAGGATTTGATGGATGAGGTAGGCGTAGACGCCATCCGTTATTTCTTCACGATGCGCAGCATGGACTCGCATCTGGATTTTGATATGGATCTCGCGATTTCGACATCCAACGAGAACCCGGTGTTTTATGTGCAATATGCGCATGCGCGGATTTGCAGCATTTTCCGTCAGGCACAGGAGCAAAGCCTTGCGCTGCTGCCGCTTGAGCAGATCGACCTCAGCAAGCTGACGTCGGAAGCCGAATATGACCTGCTGCGCAAGCTCGGAGAGCTGCCGCAGGAAGTGGCGGAAGCAGCGGAGCAGTATGCGCCGCACCGCATCGTTCGCTATATATATGAACTGGCCTCCCAGTTCCACAGCTATTACAGAGCAGAACGCGTTATTACCGAAGACGCGGCGCAGACTCAAGCACGCCTTGCGCTGCTTGGCGCTATTCGCACCGTCATTGCAAATGCGCTTCGCCTCGTCGGTGTTTCGGCCCCGCAACAAATGTAA
- a CDS encoding mannosyltransferase family protein encodes MESLLLKAKSNTQVLIFLLSLFVITRILLYFAGFLGMNLFPNYQVPPDYAVVQGHDFTSSQLSIQTDISQLKKPSFEDLRKFDSVWYLGIAENGYDTYNINEPHPSANWVFFPLYPLLVFLVESISKYDSTVVGTVLSNLFLLVSLLYFYGICLKRGLKQEHAQVAVLLLLVFPTAIFYAVPYTESLFLMLSLITVYYAMQKRYFLAFLFGGLSAVTRNLGFVNLFFVVGTLLIEHRLYRFKWKDAKYLGYAVISALPLAGYLLYMKWLTGDLLAPITEQSINWYRKTVAPFSNYIHFIQKPYFSGNGGWENGLLAFIIANAVLVIFAAFLIMRWKDIRRNAHEWLFFAYGLLLMLIPFASAEFLQSIPRYVMVAFPFYIYFADVLKNNKPLQMFYFMMFFLLHIVYAICYFNGYFFVV; translated from the coding sequence ATGGAATCGCTGCTGCTTAAAGCAAAATCGAACACGCAAGTTTTGATCTTCCTGCTTTCCTTGTTTGTCATCACGAGAATATTGCTTTATTTTGCAGGCTTTCTCGGCATGAATCTGTTTCCGAACTATCAAGTACCGCCAGACTATGCGGTCGTACAGGGGCATGATTTCACATCGAGCCAGCTCTCGATCCAGACGGATATTTCACAGCTGAAGAAGCCGAGCTTTGAGGATTTAAGGAAATTTGACAGCGTATGGTATTTGGGTATTGCCGAAAATGGCTACGATACGTATAACATCAATGAACCGCATCCTAGTGCAAATTGGGTGTTTTTCCCTTTATACCCTTTGTTAGTCTTCCTGGTGGAGTCTATATCTAAATATGATTCGACGGTCGTGGGAACGGTTTTATCGAATTTGTTTTTGCTCGTATCGCTCTTATATTTTTATGGTATTTGTTTGAAAAGAGGGCTGAAACAGGAGCACGCCCAAGTTGCGGTGCTGCTGCTGCTTGTTTTTCCGACCGCCATCTTCTATGCCGTGCCTTATACCGAGAGCCTGTTCCTCATGCTGTCGCTTATAACCGTATATTATGCGATGCAAAAGCGATATTTTCTCGCGTTTCTATTCGGGGGCTTGTCCGCTGTGACGCGCAATCTGGGCTTCGTCAACTTGTTTTTCGTTGTGGGGACGCTGTTGATTGAACACAGGCTGTACCGTTTCAAGTGGAAGGACGCAAAATATTTAGGTTATGCTGTTATTTCAGCACTGCCGCTGGCCGGTTATCTATTGTATATGAAATGGCTCACGGGCGATTTGCTGGCTCCGATTACTGAACAAAGCATCAACTGGTATCGCAAGACGGTTGCTCCATTTTCAAACTACATTCATTTTATCCAAAAACCATATTTCTCAGGAAATGGCGGCTGGGAAAATGGCCTGCTTGCCTTTATCATTGCCAATGCCGTCCTCGTCATTTTTGCTGCCTTTCTTATTATGCGCTGGAAAGATATTCGTCGTAATGCACATGAATGGCTGTTTTTTGCATATGGTCTGCTGCTTATGCTCATTCCGTTCGCCAGCGCCGAATTTTTGCAAAGCATTCCACGCTATGTCATGGTCGCGTTCCCCTTCTATATTTATTTTGCGGATGTGCTGAAAAATAATAAGCCGCTGCAAATGTTTTATTTCATGATGTTTTTCCTGCTTCATATTGTGTACGCGATCTGCTACTTTAATGGATATTTTTTCGTTGTATAA
- the allC gene encoding allantoate deiminase, with protein sequence MSGSALGTVKEREALISSLAEDLEQLLVWLSGYGRQEGGGVTRLLYSEAWKEAQLALAERMRMSGLMPSFDRVGNLYGRLEGAEVALPSILTGSHVDTVKNGGLYDGAFGIAAGIIALDYLKKHYGAPRRSLEVVSFCEEEGSRFPIAYWGSGSVTGRFKLEDAESVADTDGVRLEDAMRQAGFGAEGSAAGKGVDGPSEAERRDIAAFVEIHVEQGIVLEREQLQIGVVEAIVGQQRYTVTVTGEANHAGTTPMVWRKDAMRGASKMIDWLLDAAAQQGAPLVATTGYMEVRPNVTNVIPREVSFTVDVRHTDERALALFCGQFHERFGEIAASLGLELHIKHWMNTAPVGMDEQLTRQVEQICERNGIAHRRMVSGAGHDVQELQSICPSAMIFVPSRDGVSHSPLEHTDSLQLAEGTAVLIELLYQLAYGEGSL encoded by the coding sequence ATGAGTGGCAGCGCACTGGGAACGGTAAAAGAGCGGGAAGCGCTTATTTCGTCGCTTGCTGAAGATTTGGAACAGCTGCTGGTATGGTTGTCTGGTTATGGAAGGCAGGAAGGCGGCGGAGTGACGCGGCTGTTGTATTCTGAAGCATGGAAGGAAGCGCAGCTGGCGCTTGCTGAACGAATGCGTATGAGCGGGCTTATGCCTTCCTTCGATCGGGTGGGCAACTTGTATGGCAGGCTGGAGGGGGCGGAAGTCGCCCTTCCCTCTATCCTGACTGGCTCTCATGTCGATACAGTCAAAAACGGCGGCCTATACGATGGCGCGTTTGGCATAGCGGCAGGGATTATAGCGCTGGATTATTTGAAAAAGCATTATGGAGCGCCTAGGCGCAGCCTGGAGGTTGTATCCTTTTGTGAAGAGGAAGGCAGCCGTTTTCCCATCGCTTATTGGGGCTCTGGCAGTGTGACGGGCCGCTTTAAGCTGGAGGATGCGGAAAGCGTAGCCGATACGGATGGTGTGCGGCTGGAGGATGCCATGCGGCAGGCGGGCTTCGGTGCTGAGGGAAGTGCTGCGGGCAAAGGCGTGGATGGGCCGAGCGAAGCTGAACGGCGCGACATTGCGGCTTTCGTGGAAATTCACGTGGAGCAGGGAATTGTGCTGGAGCGCGAGCAATTGCAAATCGGAGTGGTTGAGGCGATTGTAGGCCAGCAGCGCTATACGGTAACGGTGACGGGCGAAGCCAACCATGCGGGAACGACGCCAATGGTTTGGCGCAAGGATGCCATGCGCGGAGCTAGCAAAATGATTGATTGGCTGCTGGATGCCGCTGCTCAGCAAGGGGCTCCGCTCGTGGCGACAACAGGCTATATGGAGGTTCGGCCAAATGTAACGAATGTCATACCGCGGGAAGTATCCTTTACCGTTGATGTACGGCATACGGATGAACGGGCTCTGGCGTTATTTTGCGGCCAATTTCATGAGCGCTTTGGCGAAATCGCTGCCTCCCTGGGGCTTGAGCTGCATATTAAGCATTGGATGAATACGGCTCCGGTCGGTATGGATGAACAGCTGACTAGGCAGGTGGAGCAAATTTGCGAGCGAAATGGCATTGCTCACCGCCGCATGGTCAGCGGAGCGGGGCATGATGTGCAGGAGCTGCAAAGCATTTGCCCTTCAGCAATGATTTTTGTTCCAAGCCGTGATGGAGTTAGCCATTCGCCGCTTGAGCATACCGATTCGCTGCAGCTTGCAGAAGGGACGGCCGTGCTGATAGAGCTTTTATACCAACTTGCCTATGGAGAGGGTTCCCTATGA
- a CDS encoding cation:dicarboxylase symporter family transporter, with amino-acid sequence MEQTKKSRQPFYKGLFFQIMLSIVAGIAVGYLWPTFGVALKPVGDGFIRLIKMVIAPLVFVVVVLGIAKVGNIKTVGRIGGKTLLYFEVITTLALIIGMVIANLMNPGAGMNIDPATLSTDGVEQATKNGHLPSGSEFFLNIIPESAVAAFSTNTMLQVLLVSCFVGFAIVHIGGRTSEVLVDFLDHVSKVIFQIMGYIMKLTAIATFGAMAFMVSQYGVQTLMAFGKLFLAMTVACVLFLLLLAVVMRVFVGISLWKLIMLVREEIVFAFATGSTEAVMPQLMNKFEKAGCDRAVVGLVVPTGYSFNLDGASIYLSLAVVFLAQATGVDLGLKEQLVLLGVLLLTSKGMAGIPGSAFVALSATAASTGSISMAAVALMLAPDRIMGNFRTTVNIIGYSVATFVIARWEGLLDKGLAQQAMQRKAVAEAPGVVEKAPVVSK; translated from the coding sequence ATGGAACAAACTAAAAAATCGCGTCAGCCATTTTACAAAGGACTATTTTTTCAAATTATGCTGTCAATTGTGGCAGGTATTGCGGTTGGATACTTGTGGCCTACGTTCGGCGTAGCCCTGAAGCCTGTCGGGGACGGCTTTATCCGCCTTATTAAAATGGTCATTGCGCCGCTCGTTTTCGTCGTTGTTGTGCTGGGCATTGCCAAGGTGGGCAACATTAAGACGGTAGGGCGGATCGGCGGGAAGACGCTGCTTTATTTTGAAGTGATCACGACGCTTGCACTCATTATCGGGATGGTCATTGCGAATCTAATGAATCCCGGCGCTGGCATGAACATTGATCCGGCAACGCTATCGACGGACGGGGTTGAGCAGGCGACGAAAAACGGTCATTTGCCTAGCGGCTCGGAGTTTTTCCTCAACATTATCCCAGAGAGTGCTGTAGCGGCATTTTCAACGAATACAATGCTGCAGGTATTGCTGGTTTCCTGCTTCGTGGGTTTTGCCATTGTTCATATCGGCGGCCGTACGTCTGAGGTTCTAGTCGATTTTCTGGATCATGTAAGCAAAGTTATCTTTCAAATTATGGGCTATATTATGAAGCTTACGGCAATAGCTACATTTGGTGCGATGGCCTTTATGGTCAGCCAATATGGCGTTCAGACGCTGATGGCATTCGGCAAGCTTTTCCTTGCCATGACGGTCGCGTGTGTGCTGTTCCTGCTCCTGCTGGCTGTTGTCATGCGAGTGTTCGTGGGCATTAGCCTATGGAAGCTGATCATGCTGGTGCGGGAGGAAATCGTATTTGCCTTTGCCACAGGCTCGACGGAGGCGGTTATGCCGCAGCTCATGAACAAATTTGAAAAAGCGGGCTGTGACCGCGCTGTAGTCGGACTAGTTGTGCCGACAGGCTATTCGTTTAATTTGGATGGCGCCTCCATCTATCTTTCGCTTGCTGTAGTGTTTTTGGCGCAGGCGACAGGTGTAGATCTCGGTTTGAAGGAGCAACTGGTGCTGCTTGGCGTGTTATTGCTTACCTCGAAAGGGATGGCGGGCATTCCGGGCTCGGCATTTGTCGCCTTATCCGCTACTGCGGCAAGCACAGGCTCTATATCGATGGCTGCGGTTGCGCTCATGCTGGCGCCTGACCGCATTATGGGCAACTTCCGGACGACGGTCAACATTATTGGCTATTCGGTCGCGACGTTTGTAATTGCCCGCTGGGAGGGGCTGCTCGATAAGGGGCTTGCGCAGCAGGCCATGCAGCGCAAGGCGGTGGCTGAGGCTCCGGGTGTGGTTGAGAAAGCGCCGGTTGTCAGCAAATAA